Genomic window (Musa acuminata AAA Group cultivar baxijiao chromosome BXJ1-9, Cavendish_Baxijiao_AAA, whole genome shotgun sequence):
AGTAATAACAAAAATGTGCTGACTATACTTCTTATACGTATGATGGGAAAGAAAAGACTGACTGTTCTCACTGTCATCAGAGATGGCCGATTGGGAGAAATAATTGCGATCTGCACCTCCATGTCTTCGCCTTGTGTCCGCTTGACCGGTTCACATAATTGCGATCTGCACCTCCATCACCAAAGATGTCTGCCTCTGTGCATCAATCAACCCACACAAGGCTTCGAAGCCGCTGATTGCAAACCATGCATTAGCAAAACAGGTTTTACCACCACAGAAACTGCAGTATATTTGTCGATTCTACCGACCGCATACGACGTTGTGCCATCAATTTAAGACCCAGTGGCGTTATATCATGCTTTGACGTTCTCCTCTCCCCACTCCCACCTCCACTTGTTGGCGACGTTTTGCCACCTCTTGGACATCAATGGCTCTCGGACTCTGTGGCcttttcctctccctctccttGCTGATACTGATGGTGGCAGCGCAAGAGCATACGGAGCAGAAGGATGTGCATCGAAGCAGTTTTCCGACGGGTTTCATCTTCGGAGCTGCCTCCGCCGCGTATCAGGTCGGCCCTTCATGGCTTTCTCGATCTTAATTAGTTTTCAGAAAGAAGACTTCTGGTTCTGTGTCTCTTGATCGATCATCAACTGATTTGTCTCCTGTTCACAGTACGAAGGCGCTGCTGCTGAAGGTCATAGGGGACCAAGTATTTGGGATACCTTCACCCACGATCAcccaggttctctctctctctctctctctctctctctctctctcacacacacacacacacacattgtaAATTTCATAGAGCAAAACTCAATCAATAACTCCGTTCAAGTTGGCCAGCCAGTCAACAATTTGTATGTGACGAAATACTTGCTTGATGTTGTTACTTTTGGAATAGTTCTATACATGATTCTTTTATTGGTAACCCAATAACTAGTGCACCTCAATTAATGTGTCATAAGCTCAACGCTGCTAACTCAATTAATCTCTTCCATCTCCAACATGATTTATACGTTTTCTTTGTATTATTTCTGGCTGTATTGATGAAGTGTAACATTTGTAAGGTAAGAAGAAGTAGGTGTGCTATCTCTGTCTTGCGTTCAAGTATTCCACAGCGTGCGATTGACTCTACACACACCATCCTACTTGTTGCTATCGTTTGACTTGTTCAGCTAAGAGATATATATGACATATGGCTTTGTGTTTGGCAGAAGCGATAGCAGATCGAAGCACCGGCGACGTGGCCATCGATTTTTATCATCGCTCCAAGGTAAAGTAGCAATCGTTTTCCACGTGATACTCATTGCCTACCAATTGCTGATTACCGAAAGCTGCAGGAAGATATGGGCTTCTTGAAATATATGGGCATGGATGCTTTCAGGTTCTCCATTTCCTGGTCCAGGATACTACCCAGTAAGAAAGCTACGAATTTGGAACGATCTCCTATCATTGGATTCCTTTCCTAGATAATGAAACGTTTGACAAGTCCTCGTTGTCTGATATCAGATGGAAGTTTGAGTGGTGGAGTCAATCAAGAAGGCGTAGATTATTACAACACTCTTATTAATGATCTTCTAGACCATGGTATGTGGCCCTTCAACATAGGATTGGAAAGGTTAGCAACCATGTAGAATAACTCTTCTTCTCGACATCGACAGGCTTGCAGCCCTTTGTGACCCTCTTCCACTGGGACCTTCCTCAGGGTCTTGAATCACAATACCAAGGTTTCCTTAGCCCAAGTATCGTGTAAGTCACAGATTTCTTGTGGACCTCAAACGTATCTCTTCTTCGAGAGGCTTGACTCATCAGCAGCTGGCCTCTTCAGACAAACCAATACCTAGACTAATTGCTCACCGTGATCCAAACATGCAGGAATGACTTCCGCGACTACAGCGAGATATGCTTCAAGGAATTCGGGGACCGGGTAAAGCATTGGATCACGTTGAACGAGCCATGGACGTTTTGCGACAGGGGGTATTCGAGCGGTATATTTGCACCCGGTCGGTGTTCTCCATGGACTGAAGGCAAGTGCACCGAAGGCGATTCGTCTCGGGAGCCCTACCTCTGTGCTCACCATCAGCTGCTATCCCATGCAGCTGCCGTGAAGCAGTACCGACGCAAGTATCAGGTAAGCAGCATATCCATTTATATACATTTAAGCTATCTTATTATATACATTTGTCGTCAGGCATCTCAGAAGGGAATGATAGGCATAACACTGATCACTCACTGGTTCGTGCCTTACTCGAATTCCAAATCTGATGAAGATGCTGTGTCACGAGCTTTAGATTTCATGTTTGGATGGTGAGTTGTGGCCTTCACGCAAACACTAATAGGATGGCCTTCTTCACAAAATCTTGATCATGGATTTATGCGAGTTGTGGTGTAGGTTTATGGATCCTCTGACTCAAGGCGACTATCCATTTACGATGAGGGCGATCGTCGGGAATCGCCTGCCAAAATTCACTGCCAAGCAATCTAAAATGGTTCGAGGATCATTCGACTTCATCGGACTAAATTACTACACCACCTACTTCGCTAATAGCATTTCCCTTTTGACAAAACTTAACGCCAGCTACGAAACCGATTCCTACACACTCCAGAGCGGTAAACCGGCGCAGACTTCTTTCTTGTCATCTCATATTTCTGCGTATTAAGTGTTGTTCTTTCTTTCCATTGAAACAGGTAAACGACAAGGGACTCCCATCGGCACTCAGGTAAGATCAGCTTAATGTTGCAGCACAGTGGCTGGCTCGATGAGCAACTCATTTCTATGCTTGTGATGCAGGCTGCCTCGG
Coding sequences:
- the LOC103997720 gene encoding beta-glucosidase 12 isoform X1 produces the protein MALGLCGLFLSLSLLILMVAAQEHTEQKDVHRSSFPTGFIFGAASAAYQYEGAAAEGHRGPSIWDTFTHDHPEAIADRSTGDVAIDFYHRSKEDMGFLKYMGMDAFRFSISWSRILPNGSLSGGVNQEGVDYYNTLINDLLDHGLQPFVTLFHWDLPQGLESQYQGFLSPSIVNDFRDYSEICFKEFGDRVKHWITLNEPWTFCDRGYSSGIFAPGRCSPWTEGKCTEGDSSREPYLCAHHQLLSHAAAVKQYRRKYQVSSISIYIHLSYLIIYICRQASQKGMIGITLITHWFVPYSNSKSDEDAVSRALDFMFGWFMDPLTQGDYPFTMRAIVGNRLPKFTAKQSKMVRGSFDFIGLNYYTTYFANSISLLTKLNASYETDSYTLQSGKRQGTPIGTQAASDWLFVYPEGIREALLYLKNRYNNPIIYITENGVDEVNNASWPLNEALQDDMRVDYYKNHLYFVEKAIRDGVDVRGYFAWSLLDNFEWSDGYTVRFGIVYVDYRNGLKRYPKTSAHWFQEVLNN
- the LOC103997720 gene encoding beta-glucosidase 12 isoform X2: MALGLCGLFLSLSLLILMVAAQEHTEQKDVHRSSFPTGFIFGAASAAYQYEGAAAEGHRGPSIWDTFTHDHPEAIADRSTGDVAIDFYHRSKEDMGFLKYMGMDAFRFSISWSRILPNGSLSGGVNQEGVDYYNTLINDLLDHGLQPFVTLFHWDLPQGLESQYQGFLSPSIVNDFRDYSEICFKEFGDRVKHWITLNEPWTFCDRGYSSGIFAPGRCSPWTEGKCTEGDSSREPYLCAHHQLLSHAAAVKQYRRKYQASQKGMIGITLITHWFVPYSNSKSDEDAVSRALDFMFGWFMDPLTQGDYPFTMRAIVGNRLPKFTAKQSKMVRGSFDFIGLNYYTTYFANSISLLTKLNASYETDSYTLQSGKRQGTPIGTQAASDWLFVYPEGIREALLYLKNRYNNPIIYITENGVDEVNNASWPLNEALQDDMRVDYYKNHLYFVEKAIRDGVDVRGYFAWSLLDNFEWSDGYTVRFGIVYVDYRNGLKRYPKTSAHWFQEVLNN